The following coding sequences are from one Eucalyptus grandis isolate ANBG69807.140 chromosome 11, ASM1654582v1, whole genome shotgun sequence window:
- the LOC104425676 gene encoding uncharacterized protein LOC104425676: MDESETFPKDYYTQNPARTLTPSSSDTTSVQVTALDGIVNVNSLFTVAVFVGLSLTTPDQHSLENPGACDAGLDVVKKLLVFEVVSFSFFLFSSLVAQGLKLAINLLNSKDVNEALRAHINIKVLRFGMVGSAFGSVMGCLFLMLSMISVIEIRLGMLSCGSKSAVHAVLALIVLVSSALVAYISTAVYAFLH, from the exons ATGGATGA ATCCGAGACATTCCCGAAGGACTACTACACTCAGAACCCCGCGAGAACCCTCACCCCCTCCTCCAGCGACACCACGAGCGTCCAGGTGACCGCCCTCGATGGCATCGTGAACGTGAACTCCCTCTTCACCGTCGCCGTCTTCGTGGGGCTCTCCCTCACCACCCCAGACCAGCACAGCCTCGAGAACCCCGGCGCCTGCGACGCCGGCCTCGACGTCGTCAAGAAGCTGCTGGTCTTCGAGGTCGTCTCCTTtagcttcttcctcttctcctccctcgTCGCCCAGGGCCTCAAGCTGGCCATCAACCTCCTCAACAGCAAGGACGTGAACGAGGCCCTCAGGGCCCACATCAACATCAAGGTCCTGCGGTTCGGGATGGTCGGCTCGGCCTTCGGGTCTGTCATGGGCTGCCTGTTCCTGATGCTGTCGATGATCAGCGTGATCGAGATTAGGCTCGGGATGCTGTCCTGCGGGAGCAAGTCAGCGGTCCACGCGGTGTTGGCACTGATCGTGCTTGTGTCGTCCGCTCTGGTGGCTTATATTTCCACTGCCGTGTATGCTTTTCTGCATTGA